The Saccharolobus shibatae B12 genomic interval AAGAGAATGGAGCGAGGACATACTGGCATTTTTTTGAGATACGATTTAAGCGGTAACGAAAGTATTTATGACGCATTTAACAAGATGTATAAGTCTAACAAATTTTTCAAGAGGATGGTAGATGTCTGAGCTTAATGGAGTAAGTCTTAGTTTATATTATAAGTTAGAAGTAAGAGATTTGAAAAATACTCATATAAAGGAACTTGTGTCATTTAATCTTGTATTAAGCGATGGTAGACAAATAGGTAAATGTAATTACTTTAGCGGCAGGGGTTACTATACTCCTTGGTTAGAGATAGATTACTATCCTATCCTAAGAAATGAAAATCTAGAGGAAAATTTTTTCAAGGTTATATATAACTTCCTCTCTCCAGGAGGAAAACTATTTGTAACCTACATTAGGGATAATGAAACCCGTGAGATGCTA includes:
- a CDS encoding DUF1122 family protein; amino-acid sequence: MSELNGVSLSLYYKLEVRDLKNTHIKELVSFNLVLSDGRQIGKCNYFSGRGYYTPWLEIDYYPILRNENLEENFFKVIYNFLSPGGKLFVTYIRDNETREMLYKGTHPAETPLGSSLLLAGFTWFKDWYFPEGGNEGFPKLQSNKPLNGYEGVRQLEVIREEIKNVNIIKRIDELIDHYRKSGDRTIHWKIT